A single window of Syntrophotalea acetylenica DNA harbors:
- a CDS encoding regulatory protein GemA, producing the protein MSEVSNDREYRRRALAKIHIAKKELGLSDEDYRELVRSAVPGKESAADLTDGELRQLLDRLAQLGWRARLPRVAERPLPPMVWKARELWLQLYRAGKVQNPSWASLGRFAKRMTGVGDLRSLDVKQATVIIEALKRWLERAG; encoded by the coding sequence ATGTCCGAAGTTTCCAATGATCGTGAATACCGCAGGCGGGCCTTGGCCAAGATTCATATCGCCAAAAAAGAGCTTGGGCTGAGCGATGAGGATTATCGTGAGCTGGTGCGTTCCGCCGTGCCCGGCAAGGAATCGGCAGCTGACCTGACCGATGGCGAGTTGCGCCAGCTTCTCGACCGTCTGGCGCAGCTGGGGTGGCGGGCACGGCTGCCAAGGGTCGCGGAACGTCCCCTGCCGCCGATGGTCTGGAAGGCGCGCGAACTCTGGCTGCAGTTGTACCGCGCCGGCAAGGTGCAAAACCCGAGCTGGGCGTCCCTGGGAAGGTTTGCCAAGCGCATGACCGGAGTTGGCGATCTGCGGAGCTTGGACGTGAAACAGGCCACCGTGATCATAGAGGCCCTCAAGCGGTGGCTGGAGAGGGCGGGGTGA